One window from the genome of Crassostrea angulata isolate pt1a10 chromosome 2, ASM2561291v2, whole genome shotgun sequence encodes:
- the LOC128174545 gene encoding uncharacterized protein LOC128174545: MIWLVIFIKHLWTVNTYENIALTRPAWQRYPFHGTPWAATLAVDGRRSDLSARGGQCAISANSRSIAEWRVDLGEIRNLHHVFIQYRTENVAWDEKNAHTDRFLGFSIYVSNTTYRKDWKLCFKDNSYTRATIPNPINVTCLIHGRFVIYYNNRTHLPFPVGYSTYAFNDLCEVEVYGCLKLGYYGENCSTPCPDNCENGNCDIVDGTCNSCVPGYRGSMCNKVCGACYEKEQCDYKNGTCPSGCEDGYKGRQCKTVCNNNTYGPNCSRTCGDCLYLYGEKCNHVTGQCPRGCASGFQGDLCVESRDEFKNETTVAWPMYNAHGPPVLQTTVQVPFYSIVTGVVLFSGSVVLNLIFISRKALLRCRNRDKKVDESVEMSDTYVYSIYVLENGCAAHQELEDFDKNENDDIYTYVE, from the exons ATGATTTGGCTAGTCATATTCATCAAACACTTATGGACTGTGAATACCTATG AAAACATAGCGCTGACTAGACCTGCCTGGCAGCGTTATCCCTTTCATGGCACACCATGGGCAGCAACATTGGCTGTTGACGGACGCCGGTCAGATTTGTCCGCCAGAGGAGGACAGTGTGCGATATCAGCAAATAGTAGATCAATAGCAGAATGGAGGGTAGATCTGGGAGAAATTCGAAACTTGCATCACGTTTTTATACAATACAGGACGGAAAATGTCGCTTGGG ATGAAAAAAACGCCCATACGGATAGATTCTTGGGATTTTCAATCTATGTCTCGAACACCACCTACAGAAAGGACTGGAAACTGTGTTTCAAGGACAACAGCTATACCAGAGCCACAATACCCAATCCTATCAATGTTACGTGCCTTATACACGGGAGATTTGTCATATACTACAACAACAGAACTCATCTTCCGTTCCCTGTTGGGTATTCTACTTACGCCTTTAACGATCTGTGTGAGGTTGAAGTTTATG gttGTCTGAAACTAGGGTATTACGGAGAGAACTGCTCCACACCCTGCCCAGATAACTGTGAGAATGGAAATTGTGACATTGTGGATGGGACCTGCAATAGCTGTGTTCCGGGATATAGAGGATCTATGTGTAACAAAG TATGTGGCGCCTGCTACGAAAAAGAACAATGTGACTACAAAAATGGTACTTGTCCAAGTGGATGTGAGGACGGGTATAAAGGGAGACAATGCAAAACTG TTTGCAACAACAACACGTATGGACCTAATTGCTCTAGGACATGTGGAGATTGTCTCTACCTGTACGGAGAAAAATGTAACCACGTGACCGGTCAGTGTCCTCGTGGATGTGCTTCCGGCTTTCAAGGAGACCTTTGTGTTGAAT CAAGAGATGAATTTAAGAACGAGACAACGGTTGCATGGCCAATGTATAATG CACATGGTCCACCAGTTTTGCAAACTACAGTTCAAGTTCCTTTTTATTCCATCGTCACCGGTGTCGTATTATTTTCAGGCAGTGTTGTTCTCAACCTGATTTTCAT ATCCAGAAAAGCACTTTTAAGATGTCGCAATCGAGACAAAAAGGTGGACGAATCTGTCGAAATGTCGGATACATATGTCTACAGTATTTATGTTCTAGAAAACGGGTGTGCCGCTCACCAAGAACTGGAGgattttgacaaaaatgaaaacgaTGATATATATACTTATGTAGAATAG
- the LOC128174546 gene encoding uncharacterized protein LOC128174546: MQLTLIFGLIEITVAGQLCMNCRDLSSPHDCYLVTRCGNHQQCYIEKYVRHNAIYYDLGCKSNVVCSSIGGPQTSIVGRRKVMLKEGAPDSFEVDFDEDDDGKFPVCESCCNTTACNNGGSCGVAGYDYHNGRMCFNCKDLSNPNDCDQVTWCDQDSTTESVEADYSNKASTKENEDSKVTANTPEKELITVAVVDAPTTECIGVFGDRQTPILQNATGENDENFSSTKINANSFAPNKSF, from the exons ATGCAACTGACTTTGATATTTGGATTAATCGAAATAACAG TGGCAGGTCAGTTATGTATGAACTGCAGGGACTTAAGCAGCCCCCACGATTGCTACTTGGTGACCAGATGTGGTAATCACCag CAATGCTACATTGAAAAGTATGTTAGACACAACGCCATTTATTATGACTTGGGATGTAAAAGTAATGTT GTCTGTAGCAGCATAGGTGGGCCTCAAACATCAATAGTTGGAAGAAGGAAGGTTATGTTAAAGGAAGGTGCTCCCGATTCGTTTGAAGTTGATTTTGATGAGGATGACGACGGTAAATTTCCTGTTTGTGAATCTTGCTGTAACACTACTGCTTGCAACAATGGAGGCTCTTGTGGAGTTGCAg gtTATGATTATCACAACGGACGCATGTGTTTCAACTGCAAAGATTTATCAAATCCCAACGACTGTGACCAAGTTACTTGGTGCGATCAAGATAGT ACCACGGAGAGTGTAGAAGCAGATTACTCTAACAAAGCTTCTACAAAGGAAAATGAAGACAGCAAG GTTACTGCCAACACACCAGAAAAGGAACTTATCACAGTCGCGGTTGTTGATGCACCAACCACAGAGTGTATAGGGGTTTTTGGAGATAGACAAACTCCCATACTGCAAAACGCCACTGGGGAAAATGATGAAAACTTTAGCAGCActaaaataaatgcaaattcTTTTGCGCCGAATAAGAGTTTTTGA